The Falsibacillus pallidus genome contains a region encoding:
- a CDS encoding GNAT family N-acetyltransferase, whose amino-acid sequence MSWKVKSFTELSTHELYEILQVRTEVFVVEQECPYLEVDGKDLHAHHLYKEENGEVAAYARLLPAGVSYKEPSIGRVLVKEKYRGRGFASELVKRGLAFIHDEWGEQKVKIQAQEYLREFYGSFGFKAITETYLEDGIPHIDMILQDHTN is encoded by the coding sequence ATGAGCTGGAAGGTGAAGAGCTTTACAGAACTATCAACCCACGAGCTATACGAAATTTTACAAGTAAGGACCGAGGTCTTTGTGGTCGAACAGGAATGTCCCTACCTGGAGGTCGATGGGAAAGATCTGCACGCCCATCATCTATATAAGGAAGAAAACGGTGAGGTGGCTGCCTATGCCAGACTTTTGCCGGCAGGTGTATCATACAAAGAACCGTCCATCGGGAGAGTCCTCGTGAAGGAAAAATACCGTGGGAGAGGGTTCGCAAGCGAGCTGGTGAAAAGAGGATTGGCTTTCATTCATGATGAGTGGGGGGAACAAAAGGTGAAAATCCAGGCACAGGAATATTTACGGGAGTTCTACGGGTCATTTGGATTCAAGGCGATAACGGAAACATATCTGGAAGATGGGATTCCGCATATCGATATGATATTGCAGGACCATACAAATTAA
- a CDS encoding glycosyltransferase has protein sequence MTASEVINLILGLLGFAIAILLFWSLPVPGFTSRNTDRLPFLSIIIPARNEEGRITPLLQSLQEQRYKSFEILVVDDDSTDNTVALAESYGARVLQNKGIGSGKSSACWLGAKEAKGDWLLFLDADTKFTSVDGLRNLLHFYQRKGARGILALQPYHTVKHLYEHLSIVFNIIVVVGMNLFTAWGSRFKAAGSFGPCLLCNRDDYFLSGGHQKIEGAIMDDLALGQAFLDQNLPVRCLGGRGTISFRMYPEGLGSLIEGWCKSFAIGSKSTHPIVMLMVILWITGSLTTASALISSIIDASAAAMIINGALYILYAVQTAWFARRVGNFKWVYFPFYPLFFLFFAGIFLYSFVRVNVFHSVKWKGRKIKV, from the coding sequence ATGACAGCTTCAGAAGTGATAAATCTCATCCTGGGTTTACTGGGGTTTGCGATTGCCATCCTCTTGTTCTGGTCCTTGCCGGTCCCAGGTTTCACCTCCAGAAATACGGACCGCTTGCCATTTCTGTCCATCATTATCCCTGCCAGGAATGAAGAAGGCAGGATCACCCCACTATTGCAGTCATTGCAGGAACAGCGGTACAAGTCATTTGAAATTCTGGTAGTGGATGATGATTCAACTGATAATACCGTGGCGCTCGCAGAAAGCTACGGGGCGAGGGTCCTGCAGAATAAAGGGATAGGATCAGGAAAATCGTCTGCCTGCTGGCTCGGTGCGAAGGAGGCAAAAGGGGACTGGCTGCTATTCCTGGATGCCGATACGAAATTCACCAGTGTGGATGGACTGCGTAATCTCTTGCATTTCTACCAGAGGAAAGGAGCCAGGGGGATTCTGGCATTGCAGCCTTATCACACAGTGAAGCATTTGTATGAACATCTCTCTATTGTATTTAATATCATCGTCGTGGTGGGGATGAATCTATTTACCGCCTGGGGATCACGGTTCAAAGCCGCCGGCTCGTTCGGTCCGTGTCTTCTATGTAATCGAGACGACTACTTTTTATCCGGTGGGCACCAAAAAATCGAGGGTGCCATCATGGACGATCTGGCGCTGGGACAGGCATTTCTTGATCAAAACCTTCCCGTTCGCTGCCTTGGCGGCAGAGGGACCATTTCGTTTCGCATGTATCCGGAAGGCCTGGGAAGCCTTATCGAAGGCTGGTGCAAAAGTTTTGCCATTGGTTCCAAGTCCACTCATCCAATCGTCATGCTGATGGTCATTCTCTGGATTACCGGCAGCTTAACAACCGCAAGTGCATTGATTTCTTCGATTATTGACGCAAGTGCCGCCGCTATGATCATTAATGGGGCATTGTATATCCTTTATGCAGTTCAAACGGCATGGTTTGCGCGCAGGGTCGGCAATTTCAAATGGGTGTATTTCCCCTTTTACCCGTTGTTCTTTTTATTCTTCGCAGGGATTTTCCTCTACTCTTTTGTTCGGGTGAATGTTTTTCATTCAGTGAAATGGAAGGGGCGCAAAATAAAGGTTTAG